In one window of Nocardia brasiliensis DNA:
- a CDS encoding NAD-dependent epimerase/dehydratase family protein has translation MSRDRILITGAGGGIGTLMRPRLARPGRTLRLLDLAELPAPAPTERVELVVGSLTDPDTMAAACHDVDAIIHLGGISREDSWERVLAVNVDGTHTVLEAARAAGVRRVVLASSNHVVGYRRVGEAGPGGIAGEATARPDTYYGFSKAAIEALGSLYHSRFGMDVICVRIGSCFERPHDVRGLSTWLSPDDGARLFEACLTAESPGFQVIWGVSKNTRAIVSLTEAERLGYRSLDDAERFAAQLAPDTAPEYLGGAFLETPLGQPNPL, from the coding sequence ATGAGCCGCGACCGAATCCTGATCACCGGCGCGGGCGGCGGCATCGGCACCCTGATGCGACCGCGCCTGGCCCGCCCCGGCCGCACTCTGCGGCTGCTCGACCTCGCCGAGTTGCCCGCACCGGCGCCGACCGAGCGGGTGGAACTCGTCGTCGGCTCGCTCACCGACCCCGACACCATGGCGGCCGCCTGCCACGACGTGGACGCGATCATCCATCTCGGCGGTATCAGCCGCGAGGACAGCTGGGAGCGCGTGCTCGCGGTGAATGTCGATGGGACGCATACCGTTCTGGAGGCCGCGCGGGCGGCGGGCGTCCGCCGCGTCGTGCTGGCGTCCAGCAATCACGTCGTCGGCTATCGGCGGGTCGGCGAGGCCGGGCCCGGCGGCATCGCGGGCGAGGCGACCGCACGGCCGGACACCTATTACGGATTCAGCAAGGCGGCGATCGAGGCGCTGGGCAGCCTTTATCACTCGCGGTTCGGCATGGACGTGATCTGCGTGCGGATCGGCTCGTGTTTCGAACGGCCGCATGATGTGCGCGGCCTGTCGACGTGGCTGTCCCCCGACGACGGCGCTCGCCTGTTCGAGGCCTGCCTCACGGCGGAAAGCCCCGGTTTCCAAGTGATCTGGGGAGTCTCGAAGAACACCCGCGCCATCGTCTCGCTGACCGAGGCCGAGCGGCTCGGCTATCGGAGCCTGGACGACGCCGAGCGATTCGCCGCCCAGCTCGCCCCGGACACCGCGCCGGAGTACCTCGGCGGCGCGTTTCTGGAAACCCCACTCGGCCAACCGAATCCACTCTGA